A single region of the Silene latifolia isolate original U9 population chromosome 8, ASM4854445v1, whole genome shotgun sequence genome encodes:
- the LOC141594699 gene encoding uncharacterized protein LOC141594699: protein MAGEIRDWVEERWRELGGREHRLFMLGCWAIWEHRNKVIFDAKEVDPMVIIRRVGDVVAELEGSEYEVRRGRRRREDGMGAEEGRGWRLPPMGCVKINADAGVSEGVGVSLGLVCRDDRGAVLWGISVVQDQVWEPHVAKAVAMLEGVKEAKRLGYKDIVMESDCAQVIEALNKKQAGRSSFMLVIDEVLCLSEYFNFVVWSFSSRVNNSVAHALAHIYPKISGRMEWSSVLPPTANDAVLFDLSILK from the coding sequence ATGGCTGGCGAGATACGTGACTGGGTGGAGGAGAGATGGAGGGAGCTCGGTGGGAGGGAGCATAGGCTGTTTATGTTGGGGTGTTGGGCGATATGGGAGCATCGCAACAAAGTTATATTCGATGCAAAGGAGGTCGATCCTATGGTGATTATTCGACGAGTAGGAGATGTGGTAGCTGAACTCGAAGGGTCGGAGTATGAAGTGAGGCGAGGACGACGGAGGAGGGAGGACGGAATGGGGGCTGAGGAGGGAAGAGGATGGCGACTGCCACCGATGGGGTGTGTTAAAATCAACGCAGATGCGGGGGTAAGTGAAGGGGTAGGAGTGAGTCTTGGACTTGTTTGTCGGGATGATAGGGGTGCGGTTTTGTGGGGCATTTCTGTCGTGCAGGATCAAGTTTGGGAGCCGCATGTGGCGAAAGCTGTAGCAATGTTGGAAGGTGTCAAGGAAGCGAAGCGGCTGGGTTACAAGGACATTGTGATGGAGAGTGATTGTGCACAAGTCATTGAAGCGCTCAACAAGAAGCAAGCTGGCCGTAGTTCTTTTATGCTAGTTATAGATGAGGTCTTATGTTTAAGCGAGTACTTTAATTTTGTTGTTTGGTCTTTTTCGAGTCGGGTGAACAATTCTGTTGCCCATGCTTTAGCTCATATTTATCCTAAGATTTCTGGTCGAATGGAGTGGTCGAGTGTTTTACCACCGACTGCGAACGATGCTGTTTTGTTTGATCTTTCGATATTAAAGTAA